The genomic region GCAACACAGCATGTGTGATCGTCGACGTCGAAGGCACCGAGACGCTGTCGGCGGATGAGATCGCGGCGCTCATTGCCCAAGGCGCCATGCTTCGTCACTACAACTTCAAAAAGTACATGACGAAGAAGTCCGGCGATGAGAACGCGGACAAGGATGGGCTGAAGAAGCTCGTCATCCAGGTGCCGCATCCGGACAAGGCGAAAGCTGCCTTCCAACCGCTCAAGGCCGTCGCCAACGGCGTCAACCTAGCGCGCGATCTCGTCAACGAGCCGGCCAACATCCTTGGTCCGGTCGAACTCGCAGAGAAAACGAAAGCGCTCGAAAAGCTCGGTGTCGACGTCGAAATTCTTGATGTGAAAGACATGGAGAAGCTTGGCATGGGCTCGCTGCTGTCGGTCGGCCAAGGTAGCGTGCGGCCGTCGCGGCTTGCGGTCATGGTGTGGAACGGCGCCAAGGGATCGAAGAAGCAGAAGCCGATCTGTTTCGTCGGCAAGGGCGTCGTGTTCGACACCGGCGGTATCTCGATCAAGCCCGCGGCCGGCATGGAAGACATGAAGGGCGACATGGGTGGCGCAGCAGCCGTGATCGGGACGATGCACGCGCTCGCCGAACGCAAGGCCAACGTCAATGCCGTCGGTCTCGTCGGCTGCGTGGAGAACATGCCGTCCGGCAACGCGACCCGTCCGGGCGATATCGTCACCTCGATGTCGGGCCAGACGATCGAAGTCATCAATACGGATGCCGAAGGCCGCCTCGTGCTCGCCGACGTGCTCTGGTACGCGCAGGAGCAATTCAAGCCGAAGCTCGTCATCGACCTCGCGACGCTGACGGGCGCGATCATGGTGGCGCTCGGCAAGGAGTATGCGGGTCTGTTCTCCAATGAGGACAAGCTCGCCGATGAGCTCCTGGCGGCGTCACGTGCGACTGGCGAGAAGCTATGGCGGATGCCGCTCGATAAAGCCTTCGACAAGGCGATGGATTCGAAGAACGCCGATATGAAGAATGCCGGCGGCCGCTGGGCCGGTGCAGCGACGGCCGCGGCCTTCCTGCAGCGCTTCATCCAGAAAGATACGCCCTGGAGCCATATCGACCTTGCCGGCACGGCGATGGACGGCAGCCGTAACGACATCAACCAAAGCTGGGGCGCCGGCTGGGGCGTGCGGCTGCTCAACGCGTTCGTCGCGGAGCATCACGAAAAGGGTGAGAAGTAATTTTCAGCGGCCGAGCCAATTCGGTTCATCTGAGTTGGTTCGGCACTTTGTATCATTTTGAAACACATACATCTCCTGTGCTTTGTTTCCATAATACATATTATGCGAAATTTATGTGGGATGCTGGAACGGTCGATTGCTGGCCCCGGCTCGATTTCAATCGGCGCTGAGAACTGTCGACTTCCGATACCAGAACGGAAATGGCGCTCCGATGATGAGCATGACGAACGCCAGGATTGCGTTGCGCAGCGGACGCCTTTCAAAAGCGGTGCTCTCAATCGAGGTGTAACCCGGCACAGGTTCGCCGCTCGCAATGAGGCGCTGGGCATCGGCAAGGTCATCTTCGCTGACCAGGAAAGATACGCCGCCGTAGAGGATCGCGAACTGCGGCGCTTGGCAAACGATGTCCTTCCCTGCAAGGACGAAGCGAATGCCGTGGGCATCGAGCAAGCTCTCGATGACAATCGCCTCCGGCAGCATCAGCGTGGTATGCGCGATCCGAAGCGGCATCGTTGTCTCTCGCGGCTAAGGTTCCCTTCGTTCGAGCGTTCGAATGCCTTCGGCGATCAAGACCGCATAAAGCGCCAGCACGAAGCCCGACAGCATGTTGACCGATACGACGGCGCCGATGGCTTGTGCCAGAGACGGATCGAACACCCAGGACAGCATTCTGACGACGATATCGTCGAAGCTCTGTTTCAAGAGGAACAGGAACTCACTCGCCTGCTCCATGGTCGGCTTCGCTGGCAGATCGAACGTGGCGCGCGTTGCGAGTTCGGTGATGCCCGGCGCGGGAATGAACGTCAGCCCCGCGGAGAAGACCAGCCCGAGCGGCGCGGCGAGACGGAAGTAGCCCCAACGCAGCGGCCGGGCCTTCAGGCGGTCCATCAGGAAGCGGACGACCTGGACGCCAAGAAAGAGTGAAACGGCGAAGATGATCGCGACCAGTTTCAGGCGCTCCTGATCGGTGCCGAGAAACGTCAGCAGGCCGACGACGCCCGCCAGGATCGCCTTGGTGACGGACTCGATCACGCCGACCGCGACGATGAAGATGATCGAGCGGCCCGGCGTGCGGTCGAAGTAAAACGGGAACTCATACTTGAGGCGCGCGATTTCGAGCGCGGCACCGACGGCCAAGGCAATCAGCGCCGTTCCGGCCGCAAAGATCAAGGGCGCGGTGAAGCCTGCCCAAGCGACGGCGCAGATCGCCGCCAGCTCCAGCACCATCGTCAGGCCATTGAAGAGAATGTGCATGGCCGTCCCTCATCCCCGTACAAAGACTAGCAGACGCCGTGGCCTCAGCAAGCTCCGGCGGCGAAGTCTGTGCCCCTCGTCTTCTGGTCGCAGACGGCGTCGGTAGCCCGATGGCGTGTGGTCGATTAGTGTCCGGCCCGACCACATAGAGGACGGACATGGCGAACACCATGAAACCTTCGCGCGATATTGCGCGGCTTATCGAGATCATGGCGGCGCTGCGGACGCCCGTCACAGGCTGCCCCTGGGATCTCGAACAGACGTTCGAGACGATTGCGCCCTACACGATCGAGGAAGCCTACGAAGTTGCAGACGCCATCGAGCGACGCGACCTTGCCGACCTCAAGGATGAGCTTGGCGATCTCCTGCTTCAGGTTGTCTATCATTCCCGGCTTGCGGAAGAGCAAGGCGCGTTTGCTTTCGGCGATGTCGTCGAGGCCGTGACGAAGAAGATGATCCGGCGGCACCCGCACGTCTTCGGCGACGGCAGCGCGCGCGATCCGTCTGCCGTCAAGGCGACTTGGGATCAGCTCAAGGCGGAGGAACGCGCCGAGAAAGCAGCGGAGCGGGCGCGTCTCTCTGGCGGCAATACAACCTCTGCGGACGGGCCCGTTACGCTGGCCGACGTGCCCCCGACCCTCCCTGCTTTGACGCGCGCAACTAAGTTGCAGCACAAAGCCGCGAAGGTCGGCTTCGACTGGCCGAACCTGCTGCCGGTGTTCGACAAGCTGAAGGAAGAGATTCAGGAATTTGAAGAGGTCGCCCTTCCCCACGATCCTCGTGGGGAGTCTTTATTGGCGCCCGGCGACTCTCCTGCGGAGAGCCGGCCGCCGGGCGCAGCGCCTTCCGGCCGGCTCGCGGAACGCAAGTCGGAAAGCGCGATCAAAGAAGAGTTCGGAGATATCCTGTTCGTGATGGCGAACATCGCGCGGCATCTCGATATCAATCCGGAGGATGCGTTGCGCGGGGCGAACCGGAAATTTATCCGCCGTTTCGCCCACATCGAAAAGGTGCTGGCGGAACGCGGCAAGACACCGTCGCAATCGACACTCGAAGAGATGGACGCGCTCTGGGACGAAGCGAAGGCACTGGAGAAAAGCTAACGTCCGTTTGACGCGCGGATGTGTTGCGCGATGTGTTCAGGGCGGAAACCCAGACCCAAGACACGAGCAGTAAAGCGTGACAGAAACGGAAACGTCTCCACGAGCCGGACAAACCCCGGCGGCTTGAGCGGCCCTGTTGCTTTGAGGGCTTTCGAAATCACGCTGTTCTGAATGGCAAGCTGCAGGCGTTGGGTTGCGACAGTCGGAAATGTCCGGCGCGATTGGATCACTCGCAAATCGCTCATCTGCAGATCGCCCTCTTTCAAAGGCTGCCACAGGCGGTTAGCGGCTGCGACTGCATCCTGAACCGCGAGATTGATGCCGACGCCGCCAATCGGGCTCATGGCGTGCGCCGCGTCGCCGATGCAGAGGAAGCCGGGCTTCGACCACGTCTTCAGGCGATCGACGGCAACCGTCAGCAGCTTGACGTGATCCCAATCCGGAATGTCGTTCGCACGCGCCGGGTCGAATGGAAGAAGT from Hyphomicrobium sp. MC1 harbors:
- the mazG gene encoding nucleoside triphosphate pyrophosphohydrolase, which translates into the protein MANTMKPSRDIARLIEIMAALRTPVTGCPWDLEQTFETIAPYTIEEAYEVADAIERRDLADLKDELGDLLLQVVYHSRLAEEQGAFAFGDVVEAVTKKMIRRHPHVFGDGSARDPSAVKATWDQLKAEERAEKAAERARLSGGNTTSADGPVTLADVPPTLPALTRATKLQHKAAKVGFDWPNLLPVFDKLKEEIQEFEEVALPHDPRGESLLAPGDSPAESRPPGAAPSGRLAERKSESAIKEEFGDILFVMANIARHLDINPEDALRGANRKFIRRFAHIEKVLAERGKTPSQSTLEEMDALWDEAKALEKS
- a CDS encoding leucyl aminopeptidase — protein: MSDRFEIAFAPLSAEPETVTVVFAGDGLVLGTRAREFDTKSASAISKAAAAADFKGKYKSSIEILAPAKLGIDRLILTGLGKAGALTEQQAIDLGGAVLAAIQARKGNTACVIVDVEGTETLSADEIAALIAQGAMLRHYNFKKYMTKKSGDENADKDGLKKLVIQVPHPDKAKAAFQPLKAVANGVNLARDLVNEPANILGPVELAEKTKALEKLGVDVEILDVKDMEKLGMGSLLSVGQGSVRPSRLAVMVWNGAKGSKKQKPICFVGKGVVFDTGGISIKPAAGMEDMKGDMGGAAAVIGTMHALAERKANVNAVGLVGCVENMPSGNATRPGDIVTSMSGQTIEVINTDAEGRLVLADVLWYAQEQFKPKLVIDLATLTGAIMVALGKEYAGLFSNEDKLADELLAASRATGEKLWRMPLDKAFDKAMDSKNADMKNAGGRWAGAATAAAFLQRFIQKDTPWSHIDLAGTAMDGSRNDINQSWGAGWGVRLLNAFVAEHHEKGEK